Proteins encoded together in one Deinococcus irradiatisoli window:
- a CDS encoding TetR/AcrR family transcriptional regulator — MARPRTISDEQIVEAAREVFLEQGFSATTAEIARRAGVSEGTLFNRFASKEELFAETLGLNERGHCQTDFSALVGSGDVRLNLEQLAWRFLDAARRILPQLMVIWSRGQAPMVKPAGWRDPLSEEIEALSRYLQAEVTLGRLRPIDCQVAAAALLGALMSQVHRELQAGPGIEGARFVRSLLDMWWPGMQPFEPPGAASSQSGSTPADPSPEMK, encoded by the coding sequence ATGGCCCGACCCCGCACCATCAGCGACGAACAAATCGTGGAGGCGGCCCGTGAAGTCTTTCTGGAGCAGGGTTTTTCGGCGACCACCGCCGAGATCGCCCGCCGCGCCGGGGTGTCGGAAGGCACCTTGTTCAACCGATTTGCCAGCAAGGAGGAGCTGTTTGCCGAAACCCTCGGTCTCAACGAACGCGGCCACTGCCAAACAGATTTCAGCGCCCTGGTGGGCAGCGGCGACGTGCGCCTCAATCTGGAGCAGCTGGCGTGGCGCTTTCTGGACGCGGCCCGGCGCATCCTGCCGCAGCTGATGGTCATCTGGTCGCGCGGTCAGGCGCCGATGGTCAAACCGGCCGGCTGGCGCGACCCGCTGAGCGAGGAGATCGAAGCGCTCTCGCGCTACCTGCAGGCCGAGGTGACGCTGGGACGGCTGCGGCCCATCGACTGCCAGGTCGCGGCCGCCGCGCTGCTCGGCGCGCTGATGAGCCAGGTTCACCGCGAACTGCAGGCGGGGCCCGGCATCGAGGGGGCGCGCTTCGTTCGCAGCCTGCTGGACATGTGGTGGCCCGGCATGCAGCCGTTCGAACCGCCCGGCGCCGCCTCATCCCAAAGTGGGTCGACACCGGCAGACCCGTCTCCTGAAATGAAGTGA
- a CDS encoding TolC family protein, translated as MTRLTAPPSTALLSLSPGRRRAGLILCLLLGTAAPAPALAQSAAPGPLSPATSPTTPTPPAALVPTVLTFADVQRDLRTSAGWRSAEERYKAAEFNLQAARARAGLNLTVGAEANAGKVPLDGDWKAAATVSAQLSAAVLPWGSANDSVRSAERALTQAALDLQDSRQSLILSAVQQYLAARLAAEQASLSAAQAELARRQLDIAEQQRGANLLSAENLLERQGNLENAEAGLQDAGASQELSARQLLSDLGVDISLGVNLVLPSAPVVPGAPAPLDTLLERALQSRSEVQKAALQLAEARDTLQGAQRDRFPDLSASVSYGELGSATGTAGRTLGGSLNFKTGVVGASVSLPTSTSSTPIPTALALGLSGSVNVFGGAQNAAIAGARSSLSSAELALQSARTSVDLDVRRKYNDALSSLRLVQVQQTALQRAQTALASATARQVAGLATALDVQAAQVNLQSAQVKLGQAVNTAYLARLQLDNAAAQLDFALILTAGAQP; from the coding sequence GTGACCCGCTTGACCGCTCCTCCATCCACAGCGCTTCTTTCTCTTTCGCCGGGCCGGCGCCGGGCCGGCCTGATCCTCTGCCTCCTGCTGGGCACCGCCGCCCCTGCCCCGGCGCTGGCCCAGAGCGCGGCGCCTGGCCCGCTTTCCCCTGCCACCTCCCCCACCACGCCGACGCCGCCCGCCGCCCTCGTTCCCACAGTGCTGACCTTTGCCGACGTGCAGCGCGACCTGAGAACTTCCGCCGGCTGGCGCAGCGCCGAGGAGCGCTACAAGGCCGCCGAATTCAATCTGCAGGCAGCCCGTGCCCGCGCCGGCCTCAACCTGACGGTGGGCGCCGAGGCGAACGCCGGGAAGGTGCCGCTCGACGGCGACTGGAAGGCGGCGGCCACCGTGAGCGCCCAGCTCAGCGCCGCCGTCCTGCCGTGGGGCAGCGCCAACGACAGCGTGCGCAGCGCCGAGCGCGCCCTGACGCAGGCAGCACTCGACCTGCAAGACAGCCGCCAGAGCCTGATCCTAAGCGCCGTACAGCAGTACCTCGCGGCCAGGCTGGCCGCCGAGCAGGCCAGCCTCAGCGCGGCGCAGGCCGAGCTGGCCCGCCGGCAGCTGGACATTGCCGAGCAGCAGCGCGGCGCCAACCTGCTGAGCGCCGAGAACCTGCTGGAGCGCCAGGGCAACCTGGAAAACGCCGAGGCGGGCCTGCAAGACGCCGGGGCCAGCCAGGAACTCAGTGCACGGCAACTGCTCAGCGATCTGGGGGTGGACATCAGTCTAGGCGTGAATCTGGTGCTGCCCAGCGCCCCGGTGGTGCCCGGCGCGCCCGCGCCGCTGGACACGCTGCTGGAGCGCGCCTTGCAGAGCCGCAGCGAGGTGCAGAAGGCCGCCTTGCAGCTCGCCGAGGCCCGCGACACGCTGCAAGGCGCTCAGCGCGACCGCTTTCCCGATCTGTCGGCCAGCGTCAGTTACGGCGAGCTCGGCAGCGCCACCGGCACGGCCGGGCGCACCCTGGGCGGCAGCCTCAACTTCAAGACTGGCGTCGTCGGCGCTTCGGTGAGCCTGCCGACCAGCACCAGCAGCACGCCGATTCCCACGGCGCTGGCACTGGGCTTGTCCGGCAGCGTCAACGTCTTCGGCGGGGCCCAGAACGCGGCCATCGCCGGCGCCCGGAGCAGCCTGAGCAGCGCCGAGCTGGCCCTGCAAAGCGCCCGCACCAGCGTGGACCTCGACGTGCGGCGCAAGTACAACGACGCCCTGAGCAGCCTGCGACTGGTGCAGGTGCAGCAAACGGCCCTCCAGCGTGCCCAAACCGCCCTGGCCTCGGCCACCGCCCGCCAGGTGGCCGGGCTCGCCACCGCCCTCGACGTGCAGGCGGCCCAGGTCAACCTTCAGAGCGCCCAGGTCAAGCTGGGGCAGGCCGTCAACACCGCTTACCTCGCCCGACTGCAACTCGACAACGCCGCCGCGCAACTCGACTTCGCCCTCATTCTCACCGCCGGAGCCCAGCCATGA
- a CDS encoding TolC family protein encodes MTQPHLIAPTRPRPLALNVLALLATLSLAAQAGAQATVLDLSSAVSRALASGPDTTTGRANLQKAQANDKAVRADPTSLITDQLSAQQGLDNAQANLASTKLNVLQTVITQYLNIYEAEQREALNAAQVNYYSRNLQITQARLAARVATALDVTKAQNNLASNQQELADARAQRPIAAAQLAKTLGLGSGTAVTVKAPPAPPQLSATLASLQSGLEDRLANLVQAAGAVASAQLQVKVADNDYTPARTLQDAQTALSNAQRDLDSARKAALTSLNDAYRAAQNAREQVGISAATVSAQQTAVNQAQARLKAGTAAAIDVQNAQVQLLSAQFSLTQAQDNLWKALAALSVAAGKDVTGLAQ; translated from the coding sequence ATGACCCAACCCCACCTGATTGCCCCCACCCGTCCCCGTCCCCTGGCCCTCAACGTGCTGGCACTGCTCGCCACCCTCAGCCTGGCGGCGCAGGCCGGCGCCCAGGCCACCGTGCTCGACCTCTCCAGCGCCGTGAGCCGCGCCCTGGCCAGCGGTCCCGACACCACCACCGGGCGGGCCAACCTGCAAAAGGCCCAGGCCAACGACAAAGCGGTGCGCGCCGATCCCACCAGCCTGATCACCGACCAGCTCAGCGCCCAGCAGGGGCTGGACAACGCCCAGGCGAACCTGGCGAGCACCAAGCTCAACGTGCTGCAGACGGTCATCACGCAGTACCTGAACATCTACGAGGCCGAGCAGCGCGAAGCGCTCAACGCCGCGCAGGTCAACTACTACAGCCGCAACCTGCAGATCACCCAGGCCCGGCTCGCGGCCCGGGTGGCCACCGCCCTCGACGTGACCAAGGCCCAGAACAACCTGGCGAGCAACCAGCAGGAACTCGCCGACGCCCGCGCCCAGCGCCCCATCGCCGCCGCCCAGCTCGCCAAGACGCTGGGCCTGGGCAGCGGCACGGCGGTCACCGTCAAGGCGCCGCCCGCGCCGCCGCAGCTCAGCGCCACGCTGGCCTCGCTGCAAAGCGGCCTGGAAGACCGCCTCGCCAATCTGGTGCAGGCGGCGGGCGCGGTGGCCTCGGCGCAGTTGCAGGTCAAGGTGGCCGACAACGACTACACCCCGGCGCGCACCCTGCAAGATGCCCAGACCGCGCTGAGCAACGCCCAGCGCGACCTCGACAGCGCCCGCAAGGCGGCCCTGACCAGCCTCAACGACGCCTACCGCGCCGCCCAGAATGCCCGCGAGCAGGTCGGAATCAGCGCGGCCACCGTCTCGGCCCAGCAGACCGCCGTCAATCAGGCGCAGGCCCGGCTCAAGGCCGGCACCGCCGCCGCCATCGACGTGCAAAACGCCCAGGTGCAGCTGCTCTCGGCCCAGTTCTCGCTGACCCAGGCGCAAGACAACCTCTGGAAGGCGCTGGCCGCGCTTTCGGTGGCCGCCGGAAAAGACGTGACCGGCCTGGCCCAGTAA
- a CDS encoding efflux RND transporter periplasmic adaptor subunit → MPPLSRSLAVSLLGGTLLLGACTKPAASSSTSSSTSTEVKSTTVSNDLDAAPPKRSALNIRVVTPKRGSLKVSRSSSATLKAARDSQVAALTGGAVTAVLAQEGQQVQAGQVVVQLDDSALRQTLESARLQLQNAQINLAQTQRNTAQGDPQLKAAVAAAQANYDKAVQDVAANRNLYALGGISAADLKSSEATLAQTQSALAQAKNNLTQNGQSGAGSLALLENQVQSAQVSVKQAQENLAKASVRAPFSGTVATISAKLGEYVNTGSAVFRLVDTSSLSADFRVSPTDAARLSAGTKLNFDYGGKTYLAEIKEGDRVAGSDRLVPLSTRLYGAQNLPVGGVGQMRYRVDLGEGLLLPTGAIENDGGGNAVYVVKDGAASKVPVQVVAESQGQVALSGLPASAQVIYPVPPSLQDGAGVQVGGS, encoded by the coding sequence ATGCCGCCGCTCTCCCGTTCGCTGGCCGTGTCCCTGCTCGGGGGCACGCTGCTGCTCGGCGCCTGCACCAAGCCCGCGGCCTCCAGCTCCACCTCCTCTTCCACGTCCACCGAAGTCAAGAGCACCACCGTCAGCAACGACCTCGACGCCGCGCCGCCCAAACGCAGCGCCCTGAACATCCGCGTGGTGACACCCAAACGCGGTTCGCTCAAGGTCAGCCGCTCGTCGAGCGCCACCCTCAAGGCCGCCCGCGACAGCCAGGTGGCCGCGCTGACCGGCGGCGCCGTGACGGCGGTGCTGGCCCAGGAAGGTCAGCAGGTGCAGGCCGGACAGGTCGTCGTGCAGCTCGACGACTCGGCGCTGCGCCAGACCCTGGAGAGCGCCAGATTGCAGCTTCAGAACGCCCAGATCAACCTGGCCCAGACGCAGCGCAACACCGCCCAGGGTGACCCGCAGCTGAAAGCGGCGGTGGCGGCGGCGCAGGCCAACTACGACAAGGCCGTGCAGGACGTGGCCGCCAACCGTAACCTCTACGCGCTGGGCGGCATCAGCGCCGCCGACCTCAAAAGCAGCGAGGCGACGCTGGCCCAGACGCAGTCGGCCCTGGCGCAGGCCAAGAACAACCTGACCCAGAACGGCCAGAGCGGCGCCGGCAGCCTGGCGCTCCTCGAAAACCAGGTGCAGAGCGCCCAGGTGTCGGTGAAGCAGGCCCAGGAGAACCTCGCCAAGGCCAGCGTGCGCGCGCCGTTCTCCGGTACCGTCGCCACCATCAGCGCCAAGCTCGGCGAGTACGTCAACACCGGCAGCGCCGTGTTCCGGCTGGTGGACACGAGCAGCCTCAGCGCCGACTTCCGCGTCTCGCCCACCGACGCCGCCCGGCTGAGCGCTGGCACGAAGCTGAATTTCGACTACGGCGGCAAGACCTATCTGGCCGAGATCAAGGAAGGCGACCGGGTGGCCGGCAGCGACCGACTGGTGCCGCTGAGTACCCGGCTCTACGGCGCGCAGAACCTGCCGGTGGGCGGCGTGGGCCAGATGCGCTACCGCGTCGACCTCGGCGAGGGGCTGCTGCTGCCCACCGGGGCCATCGAGAACGACGGCGGCGGCAACGCGGTGTATGTCGTCAAGGACGGCGCGGCCAGCAAGGTGCCGGTGCAGGTGGTGGCCGAGTCGCAGGGGCAGGTGGCGCTCAGCGGCCTGCCGGCCAGCGCCCAGGTGATCTACCCGGTGCCGCCGAGCCTGCAGGACGGCGCCGGGGTGCAGGTGGGCGGCTCATGA
- a CDS encoding efflux RND transporter permease subunit: MSGGDPISRMRGRLKARAEQAAAEANAAQKVQLNKGPEPAAPAPSSEPLPRINPAINFSVARYVFSIGIFVAVVLFGLVSTTRLGVELLPNFEVPILAVSTSYSGATPDQVDREISRKIEDAVSTISGVSDIRSTSTSGQSAVIVTFQDGTDIDSAANSVSQSVAAIRGTLPSDSDAPIVQKFDPNAQPILTLALLGGSARAADVTSYATDTLVPRLQRVSGVADIGVSGGPTRQIQVLLDPARLQSYDLSPARLIQAISASALDLPAGSLTQNGSSIGFSTRNTPTTVADVGNIIVDAQSGLKVSDVATVRDSAASATSYARLNGQPAVLLNVRKSSGTNSVAVADNVRKSMETVRLPAGYRLVLASDTTRTTRATVNDTFREFLIGIAAVGLVVLLFLGRLNTVFAVVLAIPISISAAPLLYSVFGFTFNLISLLAIIVAIGIVVDDSIVVAENVQRYRDQGHNLIKSVLYGGSEVFSAVTAASFSLLAVLIPLSFMPGILGQFFRQFAIGLIAAITLSWLESLLFLTVRMAYTRDPEPIGWPEFGRLLARLPEILRWGFMRRTLLSAWGLLGLVVLAGALALISRQSGTGPVIFAALLLYPLLLGAARYILMALLGLLEAITSTLHGIVNAAVLRLARGYARSVAWALPRNLLIIGLALLFLVSLAVPITRVGFAFVPKSDGGILTADLNLPVGTSLGQTNAATRKMEQYLLSQPDVKLVSTSVGSGSLQGTGAQRSGLTVTLIDRKLRPGIDELVSQYQAGLSKALKGVPIDTLTVAAQQNGPGGSADISLALTAPSQTVLEARNRTLVRLLGQDGNISSVNSSLSATRQERNFIPNPAQLSGSGLTTSDLAQALRTYNEGSTAGSLRDGDQSIDIVVKLDPSLVQNEQSLLSQTVYSSALSSNVPLSSLGSFRLQQAPATLNRYNKAYTATIDINLKKGGPNAFAYQKTILDKAAASGITQGGVTLGNASSFGSAGLTGDLVFYGPVVLVLAVLMTYLVLGSQFNSFRYPLYLLLPVPLAIVGAVWTLFFFRTSLDVITILGMVILLGLATKNSILYLEFVVERMRHMPLREALIEAAELRFRPIIMTTVTVLVISVPLIFGGGEGAEFRRGLGIVILGGVVTGTLLTFYVVPSVFYRFERGRQKPLAQEAGLPGSTAAATD; the protein is encoded by the coding sequence ATGAGCGGCGGCGACCCGATCAGCCGGATGCGGGGGCGCCTGAAGGCCAGGGCCGAGCAGGCCGCCGCCGAGGCGAACGCGGCTCAGAAGGTCCAGTTGAACAAGGGACCTGAGCCTGCGGCCCCCGCGCCTTCCTCCGAACCGCTGCCGCGCATCAATCCGGCCATCAACTTCAGCGTGGCGCGCTACGTCTTTTCCATAGGCATCTTCGTGGCGGTGGTGCTGTTCGGACTGGTCAGCACCACCCGGCTGGGCGTGGAACTGCTGCCCAACTTCGAGGTGCCGATTCTGGCGGTGAGCACCAGTTACAGCGGCGCCACGCCGGACCAGGTGGACCGCGAGATCTCGCGCAAGATCGAGGACGCCGTCAGCACCATCAGCGGCGTTTCCGACATCCGCTCGACCAGCACCAGCGGCCAGAGCGCCGTGATCGTCACCTTTCAGGACGGCACGGACATCGACTCGGCGGCCAACAGCGTTTCGCAGTCGGTGGCTGCCATTCGCGGCACCCTGCCCAGCGACAGCGACGCGCCGATCGTGCAGAAGTTCGACCCCAACGCCCAGCCGATTCTGACGCTGGCCCTGCTCGGCGGCTCGGCGCGGGCCGCCGACGTGACGAGTTACGCCACCGACACCCTGGTGCCGAGGTTGCAGCGCGTCTCGGGCGTGGCCGACATCGGCGTTTCGGGCGGCCCGACCCGCCAGATTCAGGTGCTGCTTGACCCGGCCCGGCTGCAGAGCTACGACCTGAGCCCGGCCCGGCTGATTCAGGCGATCAGTGCCTCGGCGCTGGACCTGCCGGCCGGCAGCCTCACCCAGAACGGCAGCTCGATCGGCTTTTCCACCCGCAACACGCCCACCACGGTGGCCGACGTGGGCAACATCATCGTGGACGCGCAGAGCGGCCTGAAGGTCTCGGACGTGGCGACGGTGCGCGACTCGGCGGCCTCGGCCACCAGCTACGCCCGCCTCAACGGGCAGCCGGCGGTGCTGCTCAACGTGCGCAAATCTTCCGGCACCAACTCGGTGGCGGTGGCCGACAACGTGCGAAAGAGCATGGAAACGGTGCGCCTGCCGGCTGGCTACCGCCTGGTGCTGGCCTCCGACACCACCCGCACCACCCGCGCCACCGTCAACGACACCTTCCGCGAATTCCTGATCGGCATCGCGGCGGTGGGCCTGGTGGTGCTGCTGTTTCTGGGACGGCTCAACACCGTGTTCGCGGTGGTGCTGGCCATCCCGATCTCGATCAGCGCCGCGCCGCTGCTCTACAGCGTGTTCGGCTTTACCTTCAACCTGATCTCGCTGCTGGCGATCATCGTGGCGATCGGCATCGTGGTGGACGACTCGATCGTGGTGGCCGAGAACGTGCAGCGCTACCGCGACCAGGGACACAACCTGATCAAGTCGGTGCTCTACGGCGGCTCGGAGGTGTTCTCGGCGGTCACGGCGGCCAGCTTCTCGCTGCTGGCGGTGCTGATTCCGTTGAGCTTCATGCCGGGCATTCTGGGGCAGTTCTTCCGGCAGTTCGCCATCGGCCTGATCGCCGCGATTACCCTCAGCTGGCTCGAATCGCTGCTGTTTCTGACGGTCCGGATGGCCTACACCCGCGACCCCGAGCCGATCGGCTGGCCCGAGTTCGGCCGATTGCTGGCCCGCCTGCCGGAGATTCTCCGCTGGGGCTTTATGCGCCGCACGCTGCTGAGCGCCTGGGGCCTGCTGGGCCTGGTGGTGTTGGCGGGCGCGCTGGCGCTGATCTCGCGGCAGAGTGGCACGGGGCCGGTCATCTTCGCGGCGCTGCTGCTCTACCCGCTGCTGCTCGGCGCGGCGCGCTACATCCTGATGGCGCTGCTGGGGCTGCTCGAAGCCATCACCTCGACCCTGCACGGCATCGTCAACGCCGCCGTGCTGCGACTGGCACGCGGCTACGCCCGCAGCGTGGCCTGGGCGCTGCCGCGCAATTTGCTGATCATCGGGCTGGCGCTGCTTTTCCTGGTGAGCCTGGCGGTGCCGATCACGCGGGTGGGCTTTGCCTTCGTGCCCAAGAGCGACGGCGGCATCCTCACCGCCGACCTCAACCTGCCGGTCGGCACCAGCCTGGGCCAGACCAACGCCGCCACCCGCAAGATGGAGCAGTACCTGCTCTCGCAGCCGGACGTGAAACTGGTCTCGACCAGCGTGGGCAGCGGCAGCTTGCAGGGCACCGGCGCCCAGCGCAGCGGCCTGACCGTGACCCTGATCGACCGCAAGCTGCGCCCCGGCATCGACGAGCTGGTCAGCCAGTATCAGGCGGGGCTCAGCAAGGCGCTCAAAGGGGTGCCGATCGATACCCTGACGGTGGCCGCCCAGCAAAACGGTCCCGGCGGCTCGGCCGACATCAGCCTGGCCCTCACCGCGCCGAGTCAGACGGTGCTGGAAGCGCGAAACCGCACCCTGGTGCGCCTGCTCGGCCAGGACGGCAACATCAGCAGCGTCAACAGCAGCCTCAGCGCCACCCGGCAGGAGCGCAACTTCATTCCGAACCCGGCCCAGCTCAGCGGCTCGGGCCTGACCACCTCGGACCTGGCCCAGGCGCTGCGGACCTACAACGAGGGCAGCACCGCCGGCAGCCTGCGCGACGGCGACCAGAGCATCGACATCGTGGTCAAGCTCGACCCCAGCCTGGTGCAAAACGAGCAGTCGCTGCTCTCGCAGACGGTGTACTCCTCGGCGCTGTCGTCCAACGTGCCGCTCTCCAGCCTGGGCAGCTTCCGCCTGCAGCAGGCCCCGGCCACCCTCAACCGCTACAACAAGGCCTACACCGCCACCATCGACATCAACCTGAAAAAAGGCGGTCCCAACGCCTTCGCCTACCAGAAAACCATTCTGGACAAGGCGGCGGCTTCGGGCATCACCCAGGGCGGCGTGACGCTGGGCAACGCGTCGAGCTTCGGCTCGGCGGGCCTGACCGGCGACCTGGTGTTCTACGGCCCGGTGGTGCTGGTGCTGGCGGTGCTGATGACCTACCTGGTGCTGGGCAGCCAGTTCAACTCGTTTCGCTACCCGCTCTACCTGCTGCTGCCGGTGCCGCTGGCGATCGTCGGCGCGGTCTGGACGCTGTTTTTCTTCCGCACTTCGCTGGACGTGATCACCATCCTGGGCATGGTGATCCTGCTGGGCCTGGCGACCAAGAACTCGATTCTGTACCTGGAATTCGTGGTGGAGCGCATGCGCCACATGCCGCTGCGCGAGGCGCTGATCGAGGCCGCCGAGTTGCGCTTCCGCCCGATCATCATGACCACCGTGACGGTGCTGGTCATCTCGGTGCCGCTGATTTTCGGCGGCGGCGAGGGCGCCGAGTTCCGGCGCGGGCTGGGCATCGTGATTCTGGGCGGCGTCGTCACCGGCACGCTGCTGACCTTCTACGTGGTGCCGAGCGTGTTCTACCGCTTCGAGCGTGGCCGGCAAAAACCGCTGGCGCAGGAAGCGGGCCTGCCGGGCAGCACGGCCGCCGCCACCGACTGA
- the ruvA gene encoding Holliday junction branch migration protein RuvA, whose translation MIAFLSGVVREVREHSAIILTGGVGYEVLCPVSTLGKLSAGAPAELHTRLVVREDAWTLFGFADTDSLKLFELLTSVTGVGPKLGLALLSAMPPSALAQGLLSGDSKLLSSVSGVGKKTAERLVLELQNKVPEHLAAPSAGGARTRVVSTAGQDAVDALLALGFREAQVRAAVSELLSQDPEQSADQLIRKSLGRLR comes from the coding sequence GTGATTGCCTTTCTTTCCGGCGTGGTGCGCGAGGTGCGCGAACACAGCGCCATTATCCTGACCGGCGGCGTGGGCTACGAGGTGCTGTGCCCGGTCTCCACCCTCGGCAAACTGAGTGCCGGCGCGCCCGCCGAGCTGCACACCCGCCTGGTGGTGCGCGAGGACGCCTGGACCCTGTTCGGCTTTGCCGACACCGACAGCCTGAAGCTCTTCGAGCTGCTCACCAGCGTGACGGGTGTGGGGCCCAAACTTGGGCTGGCCCTCCTGTCGGCCATGCCGCCCTCGGCGCTGGCCCAGGGCCTGCTCAGCGGCGACAGCAAACTGCTCTCCAGCGTCTCGGGCGTGGGCAAGAAAACCGCCGAGCGGCTGGTGCTGGAGCTCCAGAACAAGGTGCCGGAACACCTCGCCGCGCCCTCGGCCGGCGGCGCACGGACGCGGGTGGTCAGCACCGCCGGGCAGGACGCGGTGGACGCCCTGCTGGCGCTGGGCTTCCGCGAGGCCCAGGTCCGGGCCGCCGTCTCGGAACTGCTCTCGCAGGACCCCGAACAGAGCGCCGATCAGCTGATCCGCAAGAGCCTGGGCCGCCTGCGATGA
- a CDS encoding low temperature requirement protein A: MSAEPESKLPQQEQRATWLELFFDLVFVTAFQQLAQRFGNDASWSGFGLFALMFVAVWWAWVGNTLFAGRYGNEGQAYRWGTALQLLSMGGLALGVLGDLKDVGSFFGALFAANRFILVGMYLAQARLGEPDERELALVQARTFGVSAAVWLLSVWLPAGAQPLAWAVAIGLDAWASLRHRDKLAQQLPHPEHFPERVGLLVIIALGAIITEIVSGAGAQPLTITGQLPAAISLITTLALFKLYFDEARDLPVLLAHRDGRVGTLLIWLYTHLPLMLALTALGVGIGEGLAGESRAADQHERLTVALSLCAVFLNLAALRAVTRHALAQPLLDRSVLALLIGAAAMLGLMLAPLGTLPYQGATLGVCSLTLLVFWRDPTRRRLAELEEDVAEEKHAEHPPMP; the protein is encoded by the coding sequence ATGAGCGCCGAGCCGGAGAGCAAGCTGCCTCAGCAGGAGCAGCGCGCCACCTGGCTGGAACTGTTTTTCGATCTGGTGTTCGTCACCGCCTTTCAGCAGCTGGCCCAGCGCTTCGGCAACGACGCCAGCTGGAGCGGCTTCGGCCTCTTCGCCCTGATGTTCGTGGCGGTGTGGTGGGCCTGGGTGGGCAACACCCTCTTCGCCGGGCGCTATGGCAACGAGGGTCAGGCCTACCGCTGGGGCACGGCGCTGCAGCTGCTGAGCATGGGCGGGCTGGCGCTGGGCGTGCTGGGCGACCTCAAGGACGTGGGCAGCTTTTTCGGCGCCCTGTTCGCCGCCAACCGCTTCATCCTGGTCGGCATGTACCTCGCCCAGGCCCGGCTGGGCGAGCCGGACGAGAGGGAACTGGCCCTGGTGCAGGCACGCACCTTCGGCGTCAGCGCCGCCGTCTGGCTGCTGTCGGTGTGGTTGCCGGCGGGCGCGCAGCCGCTGGCCTGGGCCGTCGCCATCGGCCTGGACGCCTGGGCCTCGCTGCGCCACCGCGACAAGCTGGCCCAGCAGTTGCCGCACCCCGAACATTTCCCGGAACGGGTGGGGCTGCTGGTCATCATCGCGCTGGGGGCCATCATCACCGAGATCGTCAGCGGCGCGGGGGCCCAGCCGCTGACCATCACCGGCCAGCTGCCCGCCGCGATCTCGCTGATCACCACCCTGGCCCTCTTCAAACTGTATTTCGACGAAGCGCGCGACCTGCCGGTGCTGCTGGCCCACCGCGACGGCCGGGTGGGCACCCTGCTGATCTGGCTGTATACCCACCTGCCGCTGATGCTGGCCCTCACCGCGCTGGGCGTGGGAATCGGCGAGGGGCTGGCCGGCGAAAGCAGGGCCGCCGATCAGCACGAGCGCCTCACGGTGGCCTTATCGCTGTGCGCCGTCTTCCTGAATCTGGCCGCGCTGCGCGCCGTGACCCGCCACGCGCTGGCGCAGCCCCTGCTCGACCGCAGCGTGCTGGCCCTGCTGATCGGCGCCGCCGCGATGCTGGGCCTGATGCTGGCGCCGCTCGGCACGCTGCCGTATCAGGGGGCCACCCTGGGCGTGTGCAGCCTGACCCTGCTGGTGTTCTGGCGCGACCCGACGCGGCGGCGGCTGGCCGAGCTCGAAGAAGACGTGGCCGAGGAAAAGCACGCCGAACACCCCCCGATGCCGTGA
- a CDS encoding MDR family oxidoreductase, which produces MTSPALPDTFRALLLTKEEGQAVHAEVTTLPVGDLPEGEVTVRVQASDLNYKDGLAVTGKLGIRTYPMVPGIDFAGTVLDSRDERYAVGDAVTLTGWGVGERHWGGYSELARVKADWLVRTPARFGAAEAMAVGTAGLTAMLCVMALEDAGLKPEAGDVLVTGAAGGVGSVAVSLLAARGYRVVTSTGRVEEEGGFLRGLGAAELLHRDELSALKKPLEKERWAAAVDVVGGETLAGVLASTKYGGHVAACGLAGGMQLPATVMPFILRGVTLHGVDSVQCPADKRQRAWDRLAAELPQALLDHGVQTAQLEDLPRLAGEILAGQVRGRTVITLE; this is translated from the coding sequence ATGACCTCCCCTGCTCTGCCGGACACCTTCCGCGCCCTGCTGCTCACCAAAGAAGAGGGCCAAGCCGTTCACGCCGAAGTCACCACCCTGCCCGTGGGCGACTTGCCGGAAGGCGAAGTCACGGTGCGGGTGCAGGCGTCGGACCTCAACTACAAAGACGGACTGGCCGTCACCGGCAAGCTGGGCATCCGCACCTACCCGATGGTGCCGGGCATCGACTTTGCCGGCACGGTGCTGGACAGCCGAGACGAGCGCTACGCCGTGGGCGACGCCGTGACCCTGACCGGCTGGGGCGTGGGCGAGCGCCATTGGGGGGGCTACAGCGAACTGGCCCGCGTCAAGGCCGACTGGCTGGTCCGTACCCCCGCGCGTTTCGGCGCCGCCGAGGCGATGGCGGTGGGCACGGCGGGCCTCACCGCCATGCTGTGCGTCATGGCGCTGGAAGACGCGGGCCTGAAACCGGAAGCCGGCGACGTGCTGGTGACCGGCGCGGCGGGCGGTGTGGGCAGCGTGGCCGTCAGCCTGCTCGCGGCGCGGGGCTACCGGGTGGTCACCTCGACCGGGCGCGTGGAGGAAGAAGGCGGGTTCCTGCGCGGTCTGGGCGCCGCCGAGCTGCTTCACCGGGACGAGCTGAGCGCGCTGAAAAAACCCCTGGAAAAGGAGCGCTGGGCCGCCGCCGTGGACGTGGTGGGCGGCGAGACGCTTGCGGGCGTGCTGGCGAGCACCAAGTACGGTGGCCACGTCGCGGCCTGCGGGCTGGCCGGCGGCATGCAGCTGCCCGCCACGGTGATGCCGTTTATCCTGCGCGGCGTGACCCTGCACGGCGTCGACAGCGTGCAGTGCCCGGCGGACAAGCGCCAGCGCGCCTGGGACCGGCTGGCCGCCGAGTTGCCGCAGGCCCTGCTGGACCACGGGGTGCAGACCGCCCAGCTCGAGGACCTGCCGAGGCTGGCCGGCGAGATTCTGGCCGGGCAGGTGCGCGGCCGCACCGTGATCACGCTGGAATAA